tagtaaccagtgaacccagcagggccgtgctgagagaaaggagaaccaaatataattaTACTTGAgtggggccaaaatacccacttaatataaataggaaacttaaagagggtttggtttattttattttggttcggcacatccttctccaccgaaaccctctcacgccacctctcccttttcttcctccttctttcggcgccacaccaaggaagacctagggttctttctctagggccccaagggcactttccggcgacgatttcgacacgagggcgcactccttcgcgagaggaacgtatAGACGCGAGAAGTTTCTCGAAAGGGGCACCTCcatcggaatttctagcgattagatttgtaagaaatctagcacacaaggtaagaaacccctcacctgcagtataatagctaccgtgtgatttcctgtgcattagtttagttatatgcgtatgttttcgacacatagggtgtatttaaccctcctcgcaggtttagggatttagtgagtacctttagatgggccggacacatattttctctttcagttggaggtttagatgctgttaggtgcctaaaggtagtcttcctaatagagaggagagttaaagcacactaggtgttcgattaaataaccagattagaaaagaatgcaacttaggcatttttattagcacagttgaatgcattagaagcatctaaattagtaaatcagtttattctagcttatatgggactacggtccaatgggtgggctcccacagtcgcctctaggttcagataacctagaaacagcaatttagaatagtttagctatactcagtattttacttttcagttggcactgtactggattagatatccattgggctgggctcccatagtcggtccctaggtttagataacctagtagctctattaaattcgggacttgcaaccccgggtctagttagagatgccgGGCCCTAgcgacatgtttagtattttcacttactatatgtatatggttttcaacctttcgaaattagttcgtgaattcataCAGTTCTAGCATGAGATCAATATTAGCGTAgttcagttcttagtatcagcttagtttttccctgatACAATATGATGATTTTATGTtcactttagatatgccatgattgtatgtttatatgtcatgccatgcttagtttattcaatATATCCAGATAtgttcaaacaacatgatttaaaatcatatttgcatcgttacATGTTTTgtaggtagatggtttcttactaagcttttagcttatagatactacttttcttatcgcagataaaggtaagggaaaagtggatcagtggtgaggttggagggcaatgctatcaagatgtgtgtgggaaggagttggaataaagatctttgggatctaaacagttttacttcagtattagcactttgcgttttagtttcattattcagttttggttgttaagtgttatgaaatagtaaaccatgcactatgtagtatgccaggtttagtttgttagtaattatgttagaatgttggttaatagttgttagaatgtatttccattgattttagaattgttgtgtgagattttgtaCGCCAGTGTCAAATCGAGTTCGTGAAATCGAACtcgatcggtctgccgatcgtAGTGTAGATCGATCGGCCACCGTCCGGACAGAGATAAGATCTTatatcctctggatcggtccaccgaccgatccaagagtgcactgatcggtcggtgttTGGTCAgtagatcggtccgccgaccgatccagctcttgactcagtccgggtcgagcttGGGAAACGAGCAGCCCGATCGGCGtggatcggcaggtctgtaggtagttgggaagtttagtttctagtccgtagctcagttgggatgttcagtttcccctccttagtatatgtataccagcaaagaaggtctttagacctttcttatcagttgtatccgtcattagtagagtaaaattttaattagcccagctttccgcacagtatagtttagcataaattgtagcgaccggccttacagccagtacccagaaggtgggtcgttacaatcagTAACAAGTACAAAATTCTTTTACAAAAATGTGCAACCCCAAAATAACATAACACAATAGCACTAACAAGTGGCAACATAatttaaagaaagttttctctaaaacaTTTATCTAATTATTAGATGGATCTGTTGGTGGTGGAGGTGTAGGATCATTTCCTTTTGCATTTGGTGGAGCATCTATATTTCGTTGCATAATCTCTGCCATTATAGCCGccatctattaaaaaaaaaagatattagttaaaatgatgcatgtatttatatatttttgaattGTTCAATTGTtactaataaatattaaatatttttattacctGTGCCAGTAACAATTCTGGGCCACAAGATCCCCCAACAGCTCCGGATATCATACTCTGCATAATATGTGCAAAATTTTGAAGTTGTTGGTCATGCATTTGCCTTATCATTTGCTCTGTTTCTATTCGCCTCTGTACTTCCCGTGCctccatttcttttattttttcttgcatTTCCTTGAATTCAGCTGTCATATTTGAATTAGAGTGATAACTTGGTGTATAGATTGTGCGCTTACACAGCTCAGGGAAAACTTGGCTAGGAAGTGCACCAGCACCTAAACATTGAACTCGGCCAGAATGTTCGGGTCCAAAAACATCactacacaaaaaaaaaaatacttaatatcGTATAATTGTAATAACTTTAACtaccataaataaataaaaaaatgttaagaAATTATAACCGAAATGCGTCCTCATGCACTTCTGTAGGTTGAGTTCCCTCAGGCTTGTCTTGAAGTCGACGCCGCACAGCTTCATCTAGTAAAGcctatcaaaaaaatatttgatgaaaTGCGAAGAATACTGAGAAATaaacatgaaaaattaaaagaaattactACCTCAACTCGGATCACTTCATCATCAACAGGAGCATCTcctttctttttacttcaacGACTTATTTTTATTATCTCAATGCGAGTAGATTTTCTCCCCTTTTCCTGAAACTACTTATGAAAAAATCATTTTTAGATCAAGTGTCAAGTAACATTAACAAATATTATGGATTTTTATCAGTGAATGAATATTCAAAGAGATGAATTATGAAAGGAATTGGAAGGATtttattgagaaaaccttctaaCTAAATATGCATAAAGACCACACAAAGAAAtattactttatttatgtttctttaaGGCACTTCACATCTCTATAATTGAAATAAATTTCGACTCTAACTAATTACATCACATTAATAATATTGTACAGAAAAACACAAAACATATATCAAATCATATTctttatcaattaaataaataactaatcaCAAAAAAGGGAATTATAGTATTAGGTAGCAAAACAATCATAATCGATCACTATCATGACATATTAAGTAAAATCATAGAACTTCAGTAGTTTAGGATTATCATGATCTACACAATAAATGGATTATGTGAATTTAGTTGTAATaacaaaacacaatttgatacttACAAATTTATGCTCCAAGGATGGAATATTTGTACGACCCAGCGCATGACTCCCTCTTTTTTTCTTCgcattttcttgattaatttttgaaattttctaaaaaaaattgcaTTTAATTTGACACtagtcatatataaaaaaaataatcaatataTTTACTACCTCATTAGTGTTCCAATAATGGCACAATGCTTCCCAAACTTCAGGAGTCAACTTTTGAGGAACTGGACGAATGGAAACAAGCTCATCCAATGGAATATTCGAATCATAAGACTTAGCTTTGATTTCAGTCCTCCATCGCCTCCATGCTGCCCCCATCATTTGCATAATAACATCTCGATGGCGATCGGGAATATCAAAACGTGCctataaatattaataaataatatgaaGGCATTAAATTCAAATTTGGAATTAAACACTTAACAACTTACGGTCACTTTTCTCCATGCATCATTCAAGCGTTTTTTGGGCATCTTTCTCCAATCAAGAAAACTAAGGGGCAACAAGTTCCCATTTCTAGCGATCGTACCCACAAAATTGGCAAGAACTGGTTGTATATCCCCATAAGGCTGGCCTCTTTCATTAAATTGCACTACAAGTACATCATCAGGATCTAATGCATGCACATCCCTCATCACTGTCCTCCCACGTCTATTTTGTTGCCTTTGAGATGTAAGCATCTCCTCAGTAAACTCCTCATTTTGATCTAGTTCCAGTGCACCATTTTGTGTATCCAATTATGAATTTGATGTTATATCATGTGATTCATGTTCATCTTGAAGATCATTGTCTCTCAATTCTTGTCCTCTGATATTTTGAATCAACTTTTGCTTTCTTTTATTCACCATTGCCAGTAATAACCTGAAAATAATGCTAAAAAATTACATGAAGGTATTGTTATAGATATAGAACAAAAGCCAATAAAAATAGTCAATAAATAAGTAAAAGGACAATTAAAAGTATAATTAAGACAACAATGTTGGCAGATACAAACATTAAACAATAGATAAATCATCAATTTACATTAATATTCCATATCTCAATGTCATTCAATGGTGATTGATAAGGTATagtttgaaatgcaggagtaactCACCAGTAAACAATTAAAAGTCATGTATACAACAAATTTCTAGCTATGTCTTAAATATAGAAAAATTAGTTAAACAAAAAACATATTTCAGTGATTTCTTACTTCATTATCATACAATAAAAATGACAATCATATTTCCTACACCATAAACAATCAAAGTGTATAAAATTGCccaaaaaataaaacataaaaaaattcctACACCATAACATAATGcacaaaaaaatagaagaaaatttATCATCTTCCTTCACATAGTACCAAAAACGTATCTTACAcccaattttaaaataaaaaaattgaaatagaatATAGTGTTTAGTTTGCATTGATTGATATTAACTAGATTACATCCCAAATAGACACTTGAAACAACataatatgaataaaaaattttcagaaatgatatcttaaatcctaaaacatcaaagcCCACATTACTTTTTCCATGTTTGATAACCAGCAGCGGCAATAAACATTGCAATACTTTAGACAAGTATATTTTaatgaaacaaaaatatctaaTACAATATCAACTAGATTCAACAATAAAATTAGAGTAAATATCAAAAGTCAATCAAAATGTTCATCAACATTTTCATTGTTCACATTAGGTATATCATCTACTATCGAACCCCTCACATCAGTTCTAATTAAATCAACATCAACTCCATTTACATCACCTAATAGTGATTGCATATTAGAAAAGTTGTTAGGAGTAAACTGCATTGTATCAATATCATCTTCTTCACCCATGTTGTATGTGTCTCTTGGTGTGTGACGAATGACACAATACCACTCATCTTCTTTGGGATCACGAACATAATAAACCATTTGAGCTTGTGAAGCCAAAATAAAAGGTTCATGTTCTTCACGTTCTCCTGTATGTATCAAATATGAAAAGTTCACCATTGTAAACCCTAATGGATCAACTTTCATTCCAGTAGTGATATTAACCCAATcacagcggaaaagaaaaattcttCCAAGACCTCCATATTCAAGTGAGATAACATCAATTAATCGTCCATAATAATTTGATTCATGATCATCATTATCATGTATTGACTGCACCATGACACCACTATTTTGCACTTTTTTATTGCTTTCAGATTCCACTGTACGAAATGCAAAGCCATTTATATTGAACCCATGGTAACTAAATGCTACAGGATTTGGGCCGCAAGAAAGCACCCTTAGATCTAGGTCATCAATTCGATCATTTGTTCGATCAACCTGTAATGTATTAAAGTTGCAACTTGGTTAAGATATAAACATTTTAAAGGATAACATATCTAACatcttgtaacgacccacctttctacactactactattctctaaaggtggacgctacttgactactaactctatttaaccggtatgattaaaaatcacatagaaactctaccgaaaaatttcggcagagtctccctgtaccggtgaccccaaactgggatacataacatgtatactcagccacaggcggctggaacatataatttcacaaccacgcagtataatagcacaataaaaatatgaaactactctagcaatggcaa
This genomic stretch from Zingiber officinale cultivar Zhangliang chromosome 7A, Zo_v1.1, whole genome shotgun sequence harbors:
- the LOC122002740 gene encoding uncharacterized protein LOC122002740 isoform X1, with amino-acid sequence MLTSQRQQNRRGRTVMRDVHALDPDDVLVVQFNERGQPYGDIQPVLANFVGTIARNGNLLPLSFLDWRKMPKKRLNDAWRKVTARFDIPDRHRDVIMQMMGAAWRRWRTEIKAKSYDSNIPLDELVSIRPVPQKLTPEVWEALCHYWNTNEKISKINQENAKKKRGSHALGRTNIPSLEHKFFQEKGRKSTRIEIIKISR
- the LOC122002740 gene encoding uncharacterized protein LOC122002740 isoform X2, encoding MLTSQRQQNRRGRTVMRDVHALDPDDVLVVQFNERGQPYGDIQPVLANFVGTIARNGNLLPLSFLDWRKMPKKRLNDAWRKVTARFDIPDRHRDVIMQMMGAAWRRWRTEIKAKSYDSNIPLDELVSIRPVPQKLTPEVWEALCHYWNTNEKISKINQENAKKKRGSHALGRTNIPSLEHKF